A window of the Pseudomonadota bacterium genome harbors these coding sequences:
- a CDS encoding zinc ribbon domain-containing protein, protein MPIYEYQCQDCQHKLEVMQRISDARLTTCPSCGKEALTKLVSAVGFQLKGTGWYETDFKGKPKTPRGGDGESSSSSSSSSSSSESTSTKSETKTSTASADD, encoded by the coding sequence ATGCCGATCTACGAATATCAGTGCCAGGATTGCCAGCACAAGCTCGAGGTCATGCAGCGCATCAGCGACGCGCGCCTCACCACCTGCCCGAGCTGCGGCAAGGAGGCGCTCACCAAACTGGTGTCGGCGGTCGGTTTCCAGTTGAAAGGCACCGGCTGGTACGAGACCGATTTCAAGGGCAAGCCCAAGACCCCACGCGGCGGCGACGGCGAGTCGTCGTCGAGTTCGAGCAGCAGTTCGTCCAGCAGCGAGTCGACTTCGACCAAGAGCGAGACCAAGACTTCCACCGCCAGCGCCGACGACTGA
- the aspS gene encoding aspartate--tRNA ligase codes for MRTHYCGELDETLVGSEVVLCGWVHHRRDHGGVVFIDLRDREGVCQVVIDPDTPAAFAAAERSRSEYVLRATGKVRLRPEGTVNAERRTGKIEVLVKHLEILNEARTPPFQIDEKNVSDDTRLRYRYIDLRTERMRENLRLRARLARELRGYLDGNGFLEIETPMLTKATPEGARDYLVPSRTHPGRFFALPQSPQLFKQILMMSGMDRYFQIVRCFRDEDLRADRQPEFTQLDIEMSFIDEADITAMMEGMIRQVFKSVLNVDLPNPFPRLTYAEAMQRYGSDKPDLRNPLELVEVADLMREVDFKVFAQAASRDDHRVTALRAPGGGKLSRKQIDDYTAFVAIYGAKGLAYIKVNDRKAGIEGLASPIVKFMPPAVVEALLDRVGAEDGDLVFFGADKARIVNDALGALRDKLAADLDLVAKTWAPLWVVDFPMFEWDEDDKRWAALHHPFTAPADAEHVADAPGQAISRAYDMVLNGSEIGGGSIRIHNSQLQSKVFGLLGIGEAEAQEKFGFLLEALQYGCPPHGGIAFGLDRLAMLMAGETSIREVIAFPKTQTASCPLTSAPSDVSERQLRELSIRLRKGADKE; via the coding sequence ATGCGTACCCACTACTGCGGCGAACTCGACGAAACCCTGGTTGGCTCTGAGGTCGTCCTCTGTGGGTGGGTCCATCATCGGCGCGACCACGGCGGCGTGGTGTTCATCGATCTGCGCGACCGCGAGGGCGTGTGCCAGGTCGTGATCGACCCCGATACCCCGGCCGCCTTCGCCGCCGCCGAGCGCTCGCGCAGCGAATACGTGCTGCGCGCCACCGGCAAGGTGCGCCTGCGCCCCGAGGGCACGGTCAACGCCGAGCGCCGCACCGGCAAGATCGAAGTGCTGGTCAAGCACCTCGAGATCCTCAACGAGGCGCGCACGCCGCCTTTCCAGATCGACGAGAAGAACGTCAGCGACGACACCCGTCTGCGCTACCGATACATTGATCTACGCACCGAGCGCATGCGCGAGAACCTGCGCCTGCGCGCGCGCCTGGCGCGCGAACTGCGCGGCTACCTGGACGGCAACGGCTTCCTCGAAATCGAGACGCCGATGCTGACCAAGGCCACGCCCGAAGGCGCGCGCGATTACCTGGTGCCGAGCCGCACCCATCCCGGCCGCTTCTTCGCGCTGCCGCAGTCGCCGCAGCTGTTCAAGCAGATCCTGATGATGTCGGGCATGGACCGCTACTTTCAGATCGTGCGCTGCTTCCGCGACGAGGACCTGCGCGCCGACCGCCAGCCGGAATTCACCCAGCTCGATATCGAGATGTCCTTCATCGACGAAGCCGACATCACGGCCATGATGGAAGGCATGATCCGGCAGGTGTTCAAGAGTGTCCTGAACGTCGACCTGCCCAATCCTTTTCCGCGCCTGACCTACGCCGAGGCCATGCAGCGCTACGGTTCCGACAAGCCGGACCTGCGCAATCCGCTGGAGTTGGTGGAAGTGGCGGACCTCATGCGCGAAGTCGATTTCAAGGTGTTCGCCCAGGCCGCGAGCCGCGACGACCATCGCGTCACCGCGCTGCGCGCGCCGGGTGGCGGCAAGCTGTCGCGCAAGCAGATTGACGATTACACCGCCTTCGTCGCCATCTACGGCGCCAAGGGCCTGGCCTACATCAAGGTCAACGACCGCAAGGCCGGTATCGAGGGCCTTGCCTCGCCGATCGTCAAGTTCATGCCGCCCGCCGTGGTCGAAGCATTGCTCGATCGCGTGGGCGCGGAAGACGGCGACCTGGTGTTCTTCGGCGCCGACAAGGCGCGCATCGTCAACGACGCGCTCGGCGCGCTGCGCGACAAGCTGGCGGCCGATCTCGACCTGGTGGCCAAGACCTGGGCGCCGCTGTGGGTGGTCGATTTCCCGATGTTCGAGTGGGACGAGGACGACAAGCGCTGGGCGGCGCTGCACCATCCCTTCACCGCGCCGGCCGATGCCGAGCATGTCGCCGATGCGCCGGGTCAGGCCATTTCCCGCGCCTACGACATGGTATTGAACGGTTCGGAGATCGGCGGCGGTTCGATTCGTATCCACAACTCGCAGCTGCAGAGCAAGGTGTTCGGCCTGCTTGGCATCGGCGAAGCGGAAGCGCAGGAGAAATTCGGCTTCCTGCTCGAAGCGCTGCAATACGGTTGCCCGCCCCACGGCGGCATCGCCTTCGGTCTCGACCGGCTTGCCATGCTGATGGCGGGCGAGACGTCGATTCGCGAAGTCATTGCCTTCCCCAAGACCCAGACCGCGAGCTGCCCGCTGACCTCGGCGCCGAGCGATGTCAGCGAACGGCAGCTGCGCGAACTGTCGATACGCCTGCGCAAAGGCGCCGACAAGGAATAG
- the nadA gene encoding quinolinate synthase NadA, protein MRSDVIPHLAVDTVVHTRVPPVVREHLEADERERLRAEIKALLAAHNAVLVAHYYTDPELQTLADETGGYVSDSLDMARFGHEHPASTLVVAGVRFMGETAKILNPEKRVLMPDLKADCSLDLGCPADAFNAFCDAHPDRTVVVYANTSAAVKARADWMVTSGIALDVVRHLHAQGEKIIWAPDRYLGDYIRTETGADMLLWNGACIVHEEFKGAELAALREQHPAARVLVHPESPPSVIEQADYVGSTTGLINEVKTHPAREFIVATDKGIFHKMQLAAPGKRLIAAPTAGRSATCKSCAECPWMAMNGLRSLRDVLATGANEIHLPDDIASRARRPIKRLLDFAAEQKRVVMSNNDA, encoded by the coding sequence ATGCGCAGTGACGTCATTCCCCATCTCGCCGTCGATACCGTCGTCCACACCCGCGTGCCGCCGGTCGTGCGCGAACATCTCGAAGCCGACGAACGCGAACGGCTGCGCGCCGAGATAAAAGCGCTGCTGGCCGCCCACAACGCGGTGCTGGTGGCGCATTACTACACCGATCCCGAGCTGCAGACGCTGGCCGACGAAACTGGCGGCTACGTGTCGGATTCGCTGGACATGGCGCGTTTCGGCCACGAGCACCCGGCCTCGACCCTGGTGGTGGCGGGGGTGCGCTTCATGGGCGAGACCGCCAAGATACTGAACCCCGAGAAGCGCGTGCTGATGCCGGATCTGAAGGCCGACTGCTCGCTGGACTTAGGCTGCCCGGCCGACGCCTTCAACGCCTTCTGCGACGCCCACCCGGACCGCACGGTGGTGGTCTATGCCAATACCAGCGCGGCGGTCAAAGCACGCGCCGACTGGATGGTGACCTCGGGTATAGCGCTCGACGTGGTGCGCCATCTCCATGCCCAGGGCGAGAAGATCATCTGGGCGCCGGACCGCTACCTCGGTGATTACATCCGCACCGAGACCGGCGCCGACATGCTGCTGTGGAACGGCGCCTGCATCGTGCACGAGGAGTTCAAGGGCGCGGAGCTGGCGGCGCTGCGCGAGCAGCACCCGGCGGCGCGCGTGCTGGTGCACCCGGAATCGCCGCCCTCGGTCATCGAACAGGCGGATTACGTCGGCTCGACCACCGGTCTCATCAATGAAGTGAAAACGCACCCGGCGCGCGAGTTCATCGTCGCCACCGACAAGGGCATCTTCCACAAGATGCAGCTGGCGGCGCCGGGCAAGCGCCTCATCGCCGCGCCCACCGCCGGCCGCAGCGCGACCTGCAAGAGCTGCGCGGAGTGTCCGTGGATGGCCATGAACGGTCTGCGTTCCCTGCGCGACGTGCTCGCCACCGGCGCCAATGAAATCCACCTGCCGGACGACATAGCGAGCCGCGCGCGGCGCCCGATCAAGCGCCTGCTCGACTTCGCCGCCGAACAGAAACGCGTGGTGATGAGCAACAACGACGCCTGA
- a CDS encoding YebC/PmpR family DNA-binding transcriptional regulator, producing MAGHSKWANIKHRKGKQDAKRGKLFTRLIREITVAARTGGGDASSNPRLRAAIYDALNANMTKDTVERAVARGAGDTEADNYEEIRYEGYGPGGVAVMVDCMTDNRNRTVAEVRHAFSKCGGNLGTDGSVAYMFKKVGLLDYPQGTDEDKVMGAALDAGAEDVIVHDDGSIEVLTSPDDFSDVKDAMVAAGLEPENAEVTMRAANQSELDADSAQKMIKLLDMLEDLDDTQKVYSNASISDEIMATLGA from the coding sequence ATGGCCGGACACAGTAAATGGGCCAATATCAAACATCGCAAGGGCAAGCAGGACGCCAAACGCGGCAAGCTGTTCACGCGCCTGATTCGTGAAATCACCGTCGCCGCCCGTACCGGCGGCGGCGATGCCAGTTCCAATCCGCGCCTGCGCGCGGCCATCTACGACGCCTTGAACGCGAACATGACCAAGGACACGGTCGAACGCGCGGTGGCGCGCGGCGCCGGTGACACCGAGGCCGATAACTACGAAGAGATCCGCTACGAGGGCTACGGCCCGGGCGGCGTGGCGGTGATGGTCGACTGCATGACCGACAACCGCAATCGCACCGTGGCCGAAGTGCGCCACGCGTTTTCCAAGTGCGGCGGCAATCTCGGCACCGATGGCTCGGTGGCCTACATGTTCAAGAAGGTCGGCCTGCTCGACTACCCGCAAGGCACCGACGAAGACAAGGTGATGGGCGCGGCGCTCGATGCCGGCGCCGAGGACGTCATCGTCCACGACGACGGTTCCATCGAAGTGCTGACCAGCCCCGATGATTTCTCCGACGTGAAGGATGCCATGGTGGCCGCCGGCCTCGAGCCGGAGAACGCCGAAGTGACCATGCGCGCCGCCAACCAGAGCGAGCTCGACGCCGACAGCGCCCAGAAGATGATCAAACTGTTGGACATGCTGGAAGACCTCGACGACACCCAGAAGGTCTACTCGAACGCCAGCATCTCCGACGAAATCATGGCCACGCTCGGCGCCTGA
- the ruvC gene encoding crossover junction endodeoxyribonuclease RuvC — MTVIIGIDPGSRVTGYGVVRTVKQRTEYLACGCIRLDTEGTFDERLVQLYDELSAIIAEYGPAEAAIEKVFMNRNVDSALKLGHARGVAMVAARRAGVLVNEYSATQIKQSVVGRGHADKAQVQHMVKFLLGLSAAPSADAADALAAALCHGAMRDGNARIAKAGGAR; from the coding sequence TTGACCGTCATCATCGGCATCGATCCGGGCTCGAGGGTGACGGGCTATGGCGTGGTGCGCACCGTCAAGCAGCGCACCGAGTACCTGGCCTGCGGCTGCATCCGCCTCGATACCGAGGGCACGTTCGATGAGCGCCTGGTGCAGTTGTACGACGAACTGTCGGCCATCATCGCCGAGTATGGGCCGGCCGAAGCCGCCATCGAAAAGGTCTTCATGAACCGCAACGTCGATTCAGCGCTCAAGCTTGGCCACGCCCGCGGCGTGGCGATGGTGGCAGCGCGCCGTGCCGGCGTGTTGGTCAACGAATATTCCGCCACGCAAATCAAGCAAAGCGTGGTCGGGCGCGGTCACGCCGACAAGGCGCAGGTGCAACACATGGTGAAGTTTCTGCTCGGCCTGTCCGCCGCGCCCAGCGCCGATGCCGCCGATGCGCTGGCGGCGGCGCTGTGTCATGGCGCGATGCGCGACGGCAATGCGCGTATTGCCAAGGCCGGAGGCGCACGATGA
- the ruvA gene encoding Holliday junction branch migration protein RuvA — MIGRITGVLIEMRPPQLIVDCNGVGYEIEAPMTTIWALPEINQKVSLYTHLTVREDAHLLYGFVTESERALFRSLLKVNGVGTKMALVILSGMDADAFAECVHAGDTARLTALPGIGKKTAERLIIEMRDRVEPVVVGVSAPLKAGNPRTVDAAADAVAGLIALGYKPHEASRFVHGLDTEGMKSEEIIRVVLKSLAPK, encoded by the coding sequence ATGATCGGGCGCATCACCGGCGTGCTGATCGAGATGCGGCCGCCACAGCTGATCGTCGACTGCAACGGCGTCGGCTACGAAATCGAAGCGCCCATGACCACCATCTGGGCCTTGCCTGAAATCAACCAGAAGGTTTCGCTCTACACCCATCTCACGGTGCGCGAAGACGCGCATCTCTTGTATGGCTTCGTCACCGAGAGCGAACGCGCGCTGTTTCGCAGCCTGCTGAAGGTCAACGGCGTCGGCACCAAGATGGCGCTCGTGATCCTGTCGGGCATGGACGCCGACGCCTTCGCCGAGTGCGTACACGCCGGCGACACCGCGCGCCTGACCGCCCTGCCCGGCATCGGCAAGAAGACCGCCGAGCGCCTGATCATCGAGATGCGCGACCGCGTCGAGCCCGTCGTGGTCGGCGTCTCGGCGCCCCTGAAGGCGGGCAATCCGCGCACGGTCGATGCCGCCGCCGACGCCGTCGCCGGCCTCATCGCGCTCGGCTACAAGCCCCATGAAGCGAGCCGCTTCGTGCACGGACTCGATACCGAGGGCATGAAGAGCGAGGAGATCATCCGCGTGGTGTTGAAGAGCCTGGCGCCGAAATGA
- the ruvB gene encoding Holliday junction branch migration DNA helicase RuvB yields the protein MADGDRLITASLNAEDAQLENSIRPKLLSDYIGQPAVHEQMEIFIGAARQRGEQLDHVLIFGPPGLGKTTLAHIIAHEMGVNLRQTSGPVLERAGDLAALLTNLEPRDVLFIDEIHRLSPVVEEILYPAMEDYQLDIMIGEGPAARAIKLDLPKFTLVGATTRAGLLTSPLRDRFGIVQRLEFYSEQDLARIVTRAARILDVPIEAGGAHELARRSRGTPRIANRLLRRARDYAQVKADGVLSTEVASRALDLLNVDMHGFDVMDRKLLLAIMQKFDGGPVGVDSLAAAIGEERGTIEDVIEPYLIQQGFLMRTARGRVATRSAWLHFGLEMPQAVRAMPDLFEGGE from the coding sequence ATGGCTGATGGCGACCGCCTGATCACGGCGTCCCTCAATGCCGAGGATGCACAGCTCGAGAACTCGATTCGGCCCAAGCTGCTGTCGGACTACATCGGCCAGCCGGCCGTGCACGAGCAGATGGAGATCTTCATCGGCGCAGCCCGCCAGCGCGGCGAGCAGCTCGACCACGTGCTGATCTTTGGCCCGCCAGGCCTCGGCAAGACCACGCTCGCGCACATCATCGCGCACGAGATGGGCGTCAACCTGCGCCAGACCTCCGGCCCGGTACTGGAGCGCGCCGGCGATCTTGCCGCGCTGTTGACCAATCTCGAACCCCGCGACGTGCTGTTCATCGACGAGATCCATCGCCTGTCGCCGGTGGTCGAGGAGATCCTCTACCCGGCCATGGAGGACTACCAGCTCGACATCATGATTGGCGAAGGGCCGGCGGCGCGCGCCATCAAGCTCGACCTGCCGAAATTCACGCTGGTCGGCGCCACCACCCGCGCGGGGCTTTTGACCTCGCCGCTGCGCGACCGCTTCGGGATCGTGCAGCGCCTCGAGTTCTATTCCGAACAGGATCTCGCGCGCATCGTCACCCGCGCCGCGCGCATACTCGACGTGCCTATCGAGGCCGGCGGCGCCCATGAGCTCGCACGGCGCTCGCGCGGCACGCCGCGTATCGCCAATCGCCTGCTCAGACGCGCCCGCGATTACGCCCAGGTTAAGGCCGACGGCGTACTTTCCACCGAGGTTGCATCCCGGGCTCTCGATTTGTTGAACGTCGACATGCATGGCTTCGATGTCATGGACAGGAAACTGTTGCTTGCCATCATGCAGAAATTCGATGGCGGGCCGGTCGGCGTCGACAGCCTGGCGGCCGCCATTGGCGAGGAGCGCGGCACCATCGAGGACGTCATCGAGCCCTACCTCATCCAACAGGGCTTCCTCATGCGCACCGCGCGCGGCCGCGTGGCGACCCGTTCGGCGTGGCTGCATTTCGGTCTCGAGATGCCGCAGGCGGTGCGCGCCATGCCCGACCTGTTCGAAGGCGGGGAGTAG
- the ybgC gene encoding tol-pal system-associated acyl-CoA thioesterase, translating to MLRDTFLWPVRVYYEDTDAAGIVYHANYLKFMERARTEWLRALGFEQDALAREHGVVFVITESTLAFKRAARFNDELIVRSTLERLRGATIEFAQAVTDQAGNAFCSARNVVACVTASNLQPRRIPAHMMEIFKGGD from the coding sequence ATGCTGCGCGACACCTTCCTGTGGCCGGTCAGGGTCTATTACGAGGACACCGATGCTGCCGGCATCGTCTACCACGCCAACTACCTCAAGTTCATGGAACGCGCCCGCACCGAGTGGCTGCGTGCGCTCGGCTTCGAGCAGGACGCCCTGGCGCGTGAGCATGGCGTGGTGTTCGTGATCACCGAATCGACGCTGGCCTTCAAGCGTGCCGCGCGCTTCAACGATGAACTCATTGTGCGCTCCACGCTCGAACGGCTGCGCGGCGCGACCATCGAATTCGCGCAGGCCGTCACCGACCAGGCCGGCAATGCATTCTGCTCCGCACGCAACGTGGTGGCCTGCGTCACCGCCAGCAACCTGCAACCGCGCAGGATTCCCGCGCACATGATGGAGATATTCAAGGGTGGAGACTGA
- the tolQ gene encoding protein TolQ — METDLSIANLILGASALVKFVMFILLSGSVASWTLIFSKRRQMLIAKREIMEFEDEFWSTEDLTRLFNRVAAHAEDATGMERIFESGFREFARLRKRGGLDTTDILDGAQRAMKVTVNRELEALENHLPTLATIGSISPYVGLFGTVWGIMNSFQSLGNVHQATLAMVAPGISEALVATAMGLFAAIPAVVAYNRFASDIDRIFGRYDIFAEEFLAILRRQAHD, encoded by the coding sequence GTGGAGACTGATCTTTCGATTGCGAACCTGATCCTGGGCGCCAGCGCGCTGGTCAAGTTCGTCATGTTTATTCTGCTGTCGGGCTCGGTGGCGTCGTGGACGCTGATCTTCTCCAAGCGTCGCCAGATGCTCATCGCCAAGCGCGAGATCATGGAATTCGAGGACGAGTTCTGGTCGACCGAGGATCTCACGCGATTGTTCAACCGTGTCGCCGCCCATGCCGAGGACGCGACCGGCATGGAGCGCATCTTCGAATCGGGGTTCCGCGAGTTCGCGCGCCTGCGCAAGCGTGGCGGTCTCGATACCACCGATATCCTCGATGGCGCGCAGCGCGCCATGAAAGTCACCGTCAACCGGGAATTGGAAGCGCTGGAGAATCACCTGCCGACGCTTGCCACCATCGGTTCCATCAGCCCCTATGTCGGCCTGTTCGGCACGGTGTGGGGCATCATGAATTCCTTCCAGTCCTTGGGCAACGTGCACCAGGCAACGCTCGCGATGGTGGCGCCGGGTATTTCCGAGGCGCTGGTCGCGACCGCCATGGGCTTGTTCGCCGCCATCCCGGCGGTGGTCGCGTATAACCGCTTCGCCAGCGACATCGATCGCATCTTCGGCCGCTACGACATCTTCGCCGAGGAATTCCTCGCCATCCTGCGCCGTCAGGCCCACGACTGA
- the tolR gene encoding protein TolR: protein MAGGVSQGSSRRGRKRVMAEINVVPYIDVTLVLLIIFMITAPLVTQSVQVELPQAPSQVVESSENEPVNVTVDREGQIYVDIGENPEQPVDEQTLVTRVSAIMKYKPETQVYVGGDNGADYGNVVRALTALTSAGVKSVGLRTDPPSAKAQ from the coding sequence ATGGCAGGCGGAGTATCACAAGGGAGTTCGCGCCGAGGGCGCAAGCGCGTGATGGCGGAAATCAACGTCGTGCCCTACATCGACGTGACACTGGTGCTGTTGATCATCTTCATGATCACCGCGCCGCTGGTCACGCAGAGCGTGCAGGTGGAACTGCCGCAGGCGCCGTCCCAGGTGGTCGAGTCCAGCGAGAACGAACCTGTCAATGTCACGGTCGATCGCGAAGGGCAGATCTACGTCGACATCGGCGAGAACCCCGAGCAGCCGGTGGACGAACAGACGCTCGTGACGCGCGTCTCGGCGATCATGAAGTACAAGCCCGAGACCCAGGTCTACGTCGGCGGCGACAACGGCGCCGACTATGGCAACGTGGTGCGGGCCCTGACCGCGCTCACCAGCGCCGGCGTCAAGAGCGTCGGCCTGCGTACCGACCCACCCAGCGCCAAGGCGCAATAG
- the tolA gene encoding cell envelope integrity protein TolA codes for MMPRKSIVMSVLLHSLLLGVLLFGGFNFCSEQAVSPMPSGPVMKATMVDSKAVDEQVKKLQAADAEAQAEKDRQVKEAEQKREAEEQRVKELKAEQQRLKQEQEQQRKEAEQARQEAAEAKQKVEDQKRELAEQQKKKDEQKKLEDQKLKEKKKAEEKKKADEQKKKEAAEAEKKKAEADKKKAAEAEKKKAEAAEQKKKDEAAKKKAAEEAAEAERKKALADEIAAAEAAEAEAAQAAADASEIDTYQSAIIRRIKQSWTVLPGTEDLVCTLRVTIIPGGEIGGVEIVKSSGDPTFDRQAENAVRKAAPLPFPTEPRLMNRLRKFTLDFDPRDL; via the coding sequence ATGATGCCTCGCAAGTCGATTGTGATGTCGGTGCTGCTGCACAGCCTGTTGCTCGGCGTGCTGTTGTTCGGCGGGTTTAATTTCTGCAGTGAGCAGGCCGTCAGCCCCATGCCGTCCGGCCCGGTCATGAAAGCGACCATGGTCGACAGCAAGGCGGTCGACGAGCAGGTCAAGAAATTGCAGGCCGCCGATGCCGAGGCGCAGGCCGAGAAAGATCGCCAGGTGAAAGAGGCCGAGCAGAAGCGCGAGGCCGAGGAACAGCGTGTCAAGGAATTGAAGGCCGAACAGCAGCGCTTGAAGCAGGAGCAGGAACAGCAGCGCAAGGAAGCCGAGCAAGCCAGGCAGGAAGCCGCCGAGGCGAAACAGAAAGTCGAGGACCAGAAGCGCGAACTCGCCGAGCAGCAGAAGAAGAAGGACGAGCAGAAGAAGCTCGAAGATCAGAAGCTGAAGGAAAAGAAGAAGGCGGAAGAGAAGAAGAAGGCCGACGAGCAGAAGAAGAAGGAAGCGGCCGAGGCCGAGAAGAAGAAGGCCGAAGCCGACAAGAAAAAGGCCGCCGAGGCCGAAAAGAAGAAAGCCGAAGCCGCCGAGCAGAAGAAGAAGGACGAGGCCGCCAAGAAGAAGGCCGCCGAGGAAGCGGCCGAGGCCGAGCGCAAGAAGGCGCTGGCCGATGAAATCGCCGCCGCCGAGGCCGCCGAAGCCGAGGCCGCGCAGGCCGCCGCCGACGCCTCGGAGATCGACACCTATCAGTCGGCGATCATTCGACGCATCAAGCAGTCATGGACAGTCTTGCCCGGCACCGAGGATCTGGTCTGCACACTTAGGGTCACTATAATTCCCGGCGGTGAAATCGGTGGTGTCGAAATCGTCAAGTCAAGCGGCGATCCGACCTTTGATCGCCAGGCCGAGAACGCCGTGCGCAAGGCCGCGCCGCTGCCCTTTCCGACCGAACCACGCTTGATGAATCGTTTGCGCAAATTCACCCTGGACTTCGATCCCAGGGATCTTTGA
- the tolB gene encoding Tol-Pal system beta propeller repeat protein TolB, translating into MLAVLAMLVTAPWATAQEAELRFTIKGGNKSALPIAVVPFASVGDTGKTDIAAVIRSDLERSGQFNPMPPADMPSQPSSFTAVNFKDWRVLGQENLVLGKVMASGDGGYVVEFRVIDVFKGNQLLGFRIPTSADNMRLTAHHISDLIYETLLHRKGAFATRIAYVTVERASAKDSLYRLQVADADGYDPHTILESKQPLMSPSWSPDGAHLAYVSFEDRNSAIYLQDIRTGKREKLVSGPGINSAPSFAPDGQRLVVTLSRDGNPEIYTYSLASRQLTRLTYHASIDTEAIYSPDGRQIYFTSDRGGGPQIYRMSQDGGTPQRVTFNMGNYNSRARISPDGKKVALVHGGKGGYRIGVLDLASNSFDVLSDSALDESPSFAPNGDMIIYATMAGRGTELAAISVDGRQGPRMAVQRGQVREPAWGPFRN; encoded by the coding sequence GTGCTGGCGGTGCTGGCCATGCTGGTCACCGCGCCGTGGGCGACCGCGCAGGAAGCCGAACTGCGCTTCACCATCAAGGGCGGCAACAAGTCCGCGCTGCCGATCGCCGTGGTGCCGTTCGCCAGCGTCGGCGACACCGGCAAAACCGACATCGCGGCGGTCATCCGTTCCGATCTCGAGCGCAGCGGGCAGTTCAATCCGATGCCGCCGGCCGACATGCCCTCGCAGCCGTCGAGCTTCACCGCCGTCAACTTCAAGGACTGGCGCGTACTCGGCCAGGAAAACCTGGTGCTGGGCAAGGTCATGGCGAGCGGCGATGGCGGCTATGTCGTCGAATTCCGCGTCATCGACGTGTTCAAGGGCAACCAACTGCTCGGTTTCCGCATTCCGACCTCGGCCGACAACATGCGCCTGACCGCGCATCACATCAGCGATCTCATCTACGAGACCCTGCTCCATCGCAAGGGCGCGTTCGCGACGCGCATCGCCTACGTGACGGTGGAGCGCGCTTCGGCCAAGGATTCCCTCTATCGGCTGCAGGTGGCCGACGCCGACGGTTACGATCCGCACACCATTCTCGAGTCCAAGCAGCCCTTGATGTCGCCGTCGTGGTCGCCGGACGGCGCGCATCTCGCCTACGTGTCTTTCGAAGACCGCAACTCGGCGATTTACCTGCAGGACATCCGCACCGGCAAACGCGAGAAGCTGGTGTCGGGCCCCGGCATCAACAGCGCGCCGTCCTTCGCGCCCGATGGCCAGCGCCTGGTGGTGACCTTGTCGCGTGACGGCAATCCCGAGATCTACACCTACAGCCTCGCGTCGCGGCAGCTGACGCGGCTGACCTACCACGCCTCCATCGACACCGAGGCGATTTATTCGCCCGACGGCCGCCAGATCTATTTCACCTCGGACCGTGGCGGCGGTCCGCAGATCTATCGCATGAGCCAGGACGGCGGCACGCCGCAGCGCGTGACCTTCAACATGGGCAACTACAATTCGCGTGCGCGCATCTCGCCCGACGGCAAGAAGGTGGCGCTGGTACACGGTGGCAAGGGCGGCTATCGCATTGGCGTGCTGGACCTCGCATCCAACAGCTTCGATGTGCTGTCGGACTCGGCGCTCGACGAGTCACCGAGCTTCGCGCCAAACGGCGATATGATAATTTATGCGACAATGGCCGGGCGTGGCACCGAGCTCGCGGCGATCTCCGTCGACGGTCGCCAGGGACCACGCATGGCCGTGCAGCGCGGCCAGGTACGGGAACCGGCCTGGGGGCCGTTCCGGAACTAG
- the pal gene encoding peptidoglycan-associated lipoprotein Pal: MKGRILKLLLVITASLMLAACSSHNTKKDSAQTGARVEDRGAAGANGAASQGLADDGSAAGGGALNDPSSPLAVRVIYFDYDSANIRADFNDTVAAHAAYLAANPNTVVTVEGHADERGSREYNLALGERRSLAVRKQLVLLGASANQIKTVSYGEERPAVDGHDEGSYEKNRRAELVY, translated from the coding sequence ATGAAGGGAAGAATCCTGAAACTGCTGCTGGTCATCACCGCCAGCCTGATGCTGGCTGCCTGCAGTTCGCACAACACCAAGAAAGACAGCGCCCAGACCGGCGCACGCGTCGAGGACAGGGGTGCGGCCGGCGCCAACGGCGCGGCGAGTCAGGGTCTTGCCGACGACGGCTCCGCGGCTGGCGGCGGCGCGCTCAACGATCCGAGCAGCCCCTTGGCGGTGCGCGTGATCTACTTCGATTACGACAGCGCCAACATCCGCGCCGACTTCAACGACACCGTCGCCGCCCACGCTGCCTACCTCGCCGCCAACCCCAACACCGTGGTGACGGTCGAAGGTCATGCCGATGAGCGTGGTTCGCGTGAATACAACCTGGCCCTCGGCGAACGCCGTTCGCTGGCGGTGCGCAAGCAGCTGGTGCTGCTCGGCGCCTCGGCCAACCAGATCAAGACCGTCAGCTATGGCGAAGAGCGCCCGGCCGTCGATGGTCATGACGAAGGTTCCTACGAGAAGAACCGTCGCGCCGAACTGGTGTACTGA